The segment CAAAATGGTACGGTTGTTGGTGGTGAGGTAGAGAATAGCATAGAATCACCCAAACAAGTTGTGCCGCCTAGCTTAAACGAGACGACGTCAGCGACGTCAGAAGCGATTGCGACGGAGGCGCCATTGACGACCACCAGCAGTGGTGCGGAGCAACCGATGCTAAAAGTTACCGCTGGAACTACGTCAACGATTCCAGTGACAACAACGACAGCGTCGATTACTACGACCACCACCGTCGGTGTAACCGGTGGGAATTCAGACCCTTCAATGGGTTTGGACGGCGTCGCAGCAGGTGACAATAAAACGCCAAACTGCTCCCATTTCCCGGTAAGTTGAGACTACAAATCGAACACAAGAACTCAACTGCAGGTTAGCCAATGTGATAAGCGtatgtttgctttttttttatcaatgaaAGAGGATATAAAGCTTATGAGAGAAAAGGATAGAAAGGCAGTGCAGtaaagagaaaaaatattttaagagtGAATCACGATTCGGTAATCAGAAACGCACGACGTGCAATAATTTGAGCGAAAAAAGGAATTCAAGCCTGCGCCAACCTAATTAGCAGTGATCAAATTGACTTTAGATAAATTTTTGAAGCACATTATAATTGGAGATTTCATTGTTATTTGTACTGAAATTATGGCATTTTAGTTTGTTAGTTCTTTTAATCTGCACATGCGTGTCTGAATGCTGTAAATTTTATATCAAAATTCTGCTTAAAGAACTTACTGCAATCAATGACTAATCATCAATTGCATTTCTTTTCCAGCTCTCGCCCCAACAACCGGTCTACGACAAAAATTCCCATATCAAGAAATGCTGCCCGTTTGGGGAGATTTTTGCACCCCTCGGAAGCGGTCACTTCCGGTGCGTTCCCGGCGAGCGAAAGCTGGACGTAGAAACAATCTACGCGGTTTTCTACGGTGACTCCGAGTGCATCGAGGATAAAGAAAACGAACTGCACTTCAACTACGAACCGAACGATTCCTGTCTGGGGAACAACCTGACCTTTCAGTACAGTAAGGAGCAGGGCGATGAATTGTTCGTAATACAAAATGGGTCGCTGCTGGTGCTTGAGCCGGGCGGATTTATGTCGGTATTCGATTGGTACTGTCTGGAGGTCGATACCGGATCGAGACTGCTGGCCAAGGCTTGCGACGAAGTACCACCGATAGTTCTGAGATCGACGGCAGCTTTGATTTACGCTGGGATGGTAGTGGCAACGGCTACGTTACTCTTCACCTGTTTGGTCCATGCCCTGGTTCCCAGGTTGAACGACACCTTCGGTTATCTGCTGGCCGGACATTCCGCCAGCTTCCTGTTGGGTCTCATTATGATGACTTTGGCAGTTTGTGGCGATCGTTGCATTGATGGAAATGATGTCGGTGAGTTTTTGGCATTTTCCTCCCAAATTTCctttggtttttaattttattatttaatttacagTTCCACTACAAATATTCGCCCAAATATTTCTGGTATCCGCAGTCTTCATATTTTTGCTCATGAACGTGCACAACTATGCCTACGGTGCATACTATCTTCCCAATGGACTGGAGTTCGATACCAGCAACAAACGAGACATGTTTATCTCGTTAGGCGTGCTTTATTTAATAACAATCATACCTCTATTCCTGCCGTGGAAACGTAAGACCGTGCATCATCAATAACCCATAATTTAATATAAAAGTATTTCCATTTCCTTTCTAGACTCTCTAATATTTCATCTGGTCTTGTATATTTATTACCTGGCAACAGCAGTGGTGCTGTATTTAAGTCACCGGGCGATTCGAACGCTGGCGAACAGCAAATTCGTTCGGTTCACCGCTTCACAGAACCATCCTGAGTTGACGTACATGGAAGCCGTCAATGCTCAACCTCGGATAAACGGGGATCGACTGAAGGATGTGCGATCGTTGTATGTGTTGGACCAATATCATTCCGTCACTTCaatcaaaatagtaacattcaatcattttttttttcacagaaACCGCCTCTGCACGATCGAAGCAATTTTTTCGCTAGTCTGCTGGATCTGCTTCAGTTCACTCCAGCGCAATATCGACAGCCAGCATGACATCTTTCGCATCGGAGCTGCCTATGCGGTGATCTTCCAGGGGCTGCTGATCGGTGTGCTGTTCGTGGGTGGCCGCAAAAAGTGGACCATCATTCGCGAATGTTGGAACTATTCCGGGTCGATCGATTTGCGTGCTCTCGAGATGGAACGGGAGATGCTGACGCTGGACCGAAAGGCACCGCCGCTGTGATAAACCAAGGACTGCTTCTGTTTCAGGACTTGTAGGTCATCGAATGACTGCATGTTGTTGCGTTAAGGATTTAGTTCGCAGTTCTTATACCGGTACTAAACGTAAGAAATGTGATGAGTTAAGCGATTACAATTTtatgttaatttaaatttaaataacatGATCCATCCAGCGCAAATGTcaagaaaaaaactttgaatgcaaagCAATTATAAACCAAAATGTTAAGATAAGCTGCTAGGATTACAGAAAAATGTTGAATATTCTTAAGTAAGTACTAACTTAAGCGACTGAACCAATGCCAATAACAAAGTAACATAATCATTTTAGACCCAATCTTTCGTTCAATGACTTTTCAAACGTATTGCATTTACTTGCTGGTATCTATTTAGTCAAAAATCAGTATCAAAATCTGCAGAATAATCGTTTCTCATACCCTCATCTCATTAAATGAatactttaaaaatttaaacCGTGTTTGAATTGATTGAAAAAAAGTTACGATAATTGCATCTTTTTGGGCTCACATACAAAAGTTAATATCCTTTGCCATTTCCCATGTTCCAAATCAATCACCAGTGTGAGTTTAAGGCCCAAACGAAAGTGATGAGTcaagttgaaattttatttacagTGGTTGGAAAATTTACGAAAACATGAATATGTTCATACTGAACATAACATATTAGTCACCTTCACTTGATAATGCATCTATCACCTTTAGTTTCACCATGAACCAAGCTGATGATGAACCTCGTTATTCgttcaaaaataaaacattgaACGCTGAATATGGTCAGTTCAGTGAAAGTACGGTGCCCGATAGTATCAAGAATAGTGTCAGCTGAATAGGCGATTGCGAAATACATATTGAGATGTCTAACTAttggcttgccatcctaagacaacTTTTCCGAGCGAAAATTCCGAGCATTCGCAAGTCCTCCtccagcattgtccatgtttcatgctcgTAGAGAACAATCGGTCTAATTAGTGTCTTGTACaaggtacactttgtacgggggcttcgtctgctcgaccgcaattgcttgtgaagtccaTCACAACTTCCGCTAATAATACGCCACCGAATTTCACGGTTGGTGTCATTGAAAATCGTACCCAGCGTGTTGAAATCCGCTCGGTTCAAAACATCACGATggcgaagccctctgtgtga is part of the Sabethes cyaneus chromosome 2, idSabCyanKW18_F2, whole genome shotgun sequence genome and harbors:
- the LOC128734398 gene encoding uncharacterized protein LOC128734398 codes for the protein MRSRVWINWLLLLVKFAAVLASANGDSQNGTVVGGEVENSIESPKQVVPPSLNETTSATSEAIATEAPLTTTSSGAEQPMLKVTAGTTSTIPVTTTTASITTTTTVGVTGGNSDPSMGLDGVAAGDNKTPNCSHFPLSPQQPVYDKNSHIKKCCPFGEIFAPLGSGHFRCVPGERKLDVETIYAVFYGDSECIEDKENELHFNYEPNDSCLGNNLTFQYSKEQGDELFVIQNGSLLVLEPGGFMSVFDWYCLEVDTGSRLLAKACDEVPPIVLRSTAALIYAGMVVATATLLFTCLVHALVPRLNDTFGYLLAGHSASFLLGLIMMTLAVCGDRCIDGNDVVPLQIFAQIFLVSAVFIFLLMNVHNYAYGAYYLPNGLEFDTSNKRDMFISLGVLYLITIIPLFLPWKHSLIFHLVLYIYYLATAVVLYLSHRAIRTLANSKFVRFTASQNHPELTYMEAVNAQPRINGDRLKDVRSLNRLCTIEAIFSLVCWICFSSLQRNIDSQHDIFRIGAAYAVIFQGLLIGVLFVGGRKKWTIIRECWNYSGSIDLRALEMEREMLTLDRKAPPL